The sequence below is a genomic window from Nitrosomonas sp..
CATTGATTCATATCTGTCAGCATTTTAATGTGCAACCGCACGAAGCGGTGTTGGTCGGTGATTCGTTAAACGATACAACGGCTGCCCGTGCTGCCGGGTGTCATGTGTTCTGTGTACCTTATGGTTATAATGAAGGCCGCGACGTGCGTGACCTGGATTGTGATGCGATTGTGCCATCACTTGTTGAAGCGTCACAAATAATCATTAAAGCCACTTGATAAAATGAGGCAAGACCTTAATCCGGTTATATTTTCAAGCGTACCGATACAAAAACAGTTTCCTGAATCATGCTTGTTTTTAACAATTTCCTTTGTGGAGTCATTGGATGACTGAAAGTGAATTCAGTAGACTTGCGGAGCAGGGCTATAACCGTATTCCTGTAGTAATCAATACATTTGCCGATCTGGACACACCGCTTTCAGTTTATCTAAAACTGGCAAACAAACCGTACTCCTATTTACTCGAGTCGGTACAGGGTGGAGAACGATTCGGTCGCTATTCTTTTGTTGGTTTGCCCGCAATTAAACGTATCGAAGCCTATGGAAACCGTATTCGGGTGATTAACGGAAGTGAAGTAGAAACGCAGGATGTGGACGATCCGCTGGCATTTATTAATGATTATATGAAGCAGTTCAAGGCGGCGCCCTTTACTGGGCTGCCGCGATTTTGCGGCGGATTGGTGGGCTATTTCTCGTATGATACAGTTCGATATATCGAACACAAACTGGCAGGCAATGCACGGCCTGATGTTCTCAATACCCCGGATATCTTGTTATTGCTTTCGGAAGAACTTGCTGTCGTCGATAATCTTTCCGGTAAGCTCTATCTTATTGCTTATGTCGATCCGGCTGTAGAAGGCGCATATCGGGCGGGGAAAAAACGCCTGGAAAATTTGTTGGAGCAGTTGCGTCAACCGGTGGAAATTCCATCTGAACAGGCTGTTCACAAAGAGCCGGCAATTTCAGAGTTTCAGGAAAGAGATTTTTTGTCTGCTGTTGAACGCGCCAAACAATATATTTTTGATGGCGATATAATGCAGGTGGTGTTGTCACAACGCACCAGTAAACCGTATCATGCGTCAACACTTGCCTTGTACCGGGCCTTGCGCAGTCTGAATCCTTCTCCGTATATGTTTTACTATCACTTTAATGATTTTTATGTGGTGGGTGCTTCGCCGGAAATTCTGGTGCGTCTGGAAGATGATGTCGTCACGGTACGACCTATTGCCGGTACACGGCCACGTGGAAAGAATCCGCAGCAGGATGTCGAATTTGCAGCCGACTTGCTGGACGACCCCAAAGAAAGAGCCGAGCATGTGATGCTGATGGATCTCGGGCGCAATGATATTGGTCGAGTGGTGCAAACCGGAAGTGTCAAGGTTACTGAAAATATGCAGATCGAGAATTATTCCCATGTCATGCATATCGTTTCCAATGTAGAAGGAAAAATAAAACCCGGGCTTAACGCAATGGATGTGTTGCGTGCGACGTTTCCTGCGGGAACAGTCAGCGGTGCACCCAAGGTTCGCGCCATGGAGATTATCGATGAACTCGAAATTTCCAAGCGCGGTGTTTATGCCGGTGCCGTGGGTTATCTTGGTTTTAATGGCGATATGGATTTGGCCATAGCCATACGTACCGCCATAATCAAAGAAAACAAGCTGCACATTCAGGCGGGCGCCGGAATTGTTGCCGATTCAGTTCCAATAAATGAGTGGGTAGAAACACAGAATAAAGCCAAGGCAATTCTGCGTGCCGCTGAAATTGCCGAAGATGGACTGGATTACAAGTTTGAATAAAAGATGCTTACAGTCTGATGAAATGCTTGTAAAGCGGCATCTGTTTTAAAAGATGCTAAATCCGGACGCCGCTTTAATTGGACTCAGTGATTTTGCATCAATATTGTTGTTGAGAATTTCCTTGTGGATTCGGTTCCACGACAAAAATTTCCACCCGTCGATTCATGGCTCTGCCTGCAGGTGTATCGTTGGATGCGATCGGTTCGTAGGAACCACGCCCATCAATCTGGACGCGATGATAAGGCACGCCCCCCCTTTGGACCAGATAATCGCGCGTACTTGCTGCGCGATTGATCGATAGTGGATTATTAATCGTATCAGAACCTGAGCTGTCGGTGTGCCCGACTATGGTCACTTGTGTACTCGGGTTATTCATCAGGGTTGTCGCAAAACTGTCGAGTATCGGATACATTGCAGGCTTAATTTGCGCACGACCTGTGTCAAAGGTGATGTCGCTGGGTATGTCCAGTTTGAGACGATTGTCGGCTGTCTGAGAGACCTGAACACCGGTACCCGCTGTCGCGGCTTCCATCTGTCGCTTTTGTTCTTCCATTCTTTTGGACCAAAAATATCCACCCGCAGCACCAGCAGCAGCACCAGCGGCTGCGCCAATTGCGGCACCCTTGCCGTCA
It includes:
- the trpE gene encoding anthranilate synthase component I, translating into MTESEFSRLAEQGYNRIPVVINTFADLDTPLSVYLKLANKPYSYLLESVQGGERFGRYSFVGLPAIKRIEAYGNRIRVINGSEVETQDVDDPLAFINDYMKQFKAAPFTGLPRFCGGLVGYFSYDTVRYIEHKLAGNARPDVLNTPDILLLLSEELAVVDNLSGKLYLIAYVDPAVEGAYRAGKKRLENLLEQLRQPVEIPSEQAVHKEPAISEFQERDFLSAVERAKQYIFDGDIMQVVLSQRTSKPYHASTLALYRALRSLNPSPYMFYYHFNDFYVVGASPEILVRLEDDVVTVRPIAGTRPRGKNPQQDVEFAADLLDDPKERAEHVMLMDLGRNDIGRVVQTGSVKVTENMQIENYSHVMHIVSNVEGKIKPGLNAMDVLRATFPAGTVSGAPKVRAMEIIDELEISKRGVYAGAVGYLGFNGDMDLAIAIRTAIIKENKLHIQAGAGIVADSVPINEWVETQNKAKAILRAAEIAEDGLDYKFE
- a CDS encoding OmpA family protein, coding for MHRTVIMVTTVSLLLSSCANMSETQRGTAQGTLAGAAAGALIGGLAGDGKGAAIGAAAGAAAGAAGGYFWSKRMEEQKRQMEAATAGTGVQVSQTADNRLKLDIPSDITFDTGRAQIKPAMYPILDSFATTLMNNPSTQVTIVGHTDSSGSDTINNPLSINRAASTRDYLVQRGGVPYHRVQIDGRGSYEPIASNDTPAGRAMNRRVEIFVVEPNPQGNSQQQY